The genome window GACAACGTGATCCTCATCCTGCACGCCCTGACCGGGGACGCCCACGCCGCGGGCAGGCACCATCCGGAGGATCGGCTTCCCGGTTGGTGGGACGGGCTCATCGGGCCGGGAAGGGCCTTTGATACCAACCGTTACTGGGTAATATGCAGCAACATATTGGGAAGCTGCTACGGCACCACCGGTCCGGCCTCGATTAATCCTGCCACCGGTCGGCCCTACGGCATGGGGTTTCCGGTGGTTACGGTGCGGGATATGGTGAGGCTTCAGCGCCTGTTTCTGGAGCGCCTGGGGGTAAAGCGGCTGTTATGCGTTGCCGGAGGCTCGCTGGGCGGAATGCAGGCCCTGGAGTGGCTGGTTACCTATCCCGATTACCTGGATTCGGCCATCCCCATAGCCTGCCCGGCCCAGGTATCTGCCCAGGGTATTGCCCTGAACCTGGTGCAGCGTCTGGCCATCACGCAGGACCCGGCCTGGCAGGACGGCAACTACTACCCCGGTCCCGGGCCACAGCAAGGGCTGGCCCTGGCCCGCATGGTGGGCATCATAACCTATAAGAGCGACGAGTCCTGGCGCCTCAAGTTCGGCCGGACTTTCGCCGGGAGCGTGCCCCGGGACTTCTTCCGTTTCGACAGCCGCTTCGAGGTCGAAAACTACCTCCATTACCAGGGCCGAAAGCTGGTGCAGCGGTTCGACGCCAACTGCTACCTCTACCTCACCAAGGCCATGGACCTGCACGATATCGGCCGGGGGTACGGTTCCTGGGAGGAGGCGCTGGAAAGGGTACAGGCCAAGGTGATGGTGCTGGGGATCAGCTCGGACATACTTTACCCGCCCTACCAGCAGAAGGAGATCGTGCGGGCGCTGCGCAGAAGGGGCAAGGATGCTCGCTACGTGGAGCTGAAATCGCCGTTCGGGCACGACGCTTTTCTGATCGAGTTTGTCAAGATGACCCCCATAATCCGGGGCTTCCTGGCCGAGGTGGAGCGGCAAAGGCGGCAGGACTCGTCCGCCTCCCGGGAGGGGAAGTAGTCCCCGGTCCTTGGGTTATGCATCCCGCCGGCTCCGGGGAAGGGTTGTGGAGCGGGGAGGCGCCCACGAGCGCCACGCGTCAGGTCCTCTTTGCCGGCGAAGAGGGCGGTGCGGGCGGGACCATCTGGGCAGGCAAAGACACGTACTGAAACGGGGTGATGCTGGGTGCGCCAGGTTGCCGCCTGTGTTCCCTGTTACTTGCGGCAGGTTCAGTCCACCTTGGAGGTGGCCGGAGCGGACGAGGACAGCTCCTACCGGGTGTGGCAGGAGGTGCTCCCGGTTATCCTCGCGCTTGACCGAAGCCGCAGCCCGGCGGAGAACAGCAGCGTGGTCCTGCACCGTGCATACGCGGTCCTGGGAGCGGAAGACCCCTTCCGGGCGGCCCGCGCCAAGTCCAATCATGAGGCCTGGGCGTGGCTCCCGTATCTGGAGAAAAGGCGGGCACAGAGCCGCGATCGTCTGCTCTTCGCCCTCGGAGTATCGGTCATGGGGAACATGGTCGACATGGGGATTCTTCCCGGCTACGATCTGGAGGCCAACCTCAGGGAACTGGACGAGTTGGTATTCGCCCGCTTCGACTATCCCGAACTGGCCGAGCGGCTGGCCCGGGCGGAGAAGATTCTGGTGGTGGGGGACAACAGCGGCGAGATAGTCTGGGACCGGCTGCTCCTGGAGGAACTGGGCCGGGGCGGACGAAGGGTGAGCTATGCGGTTAAGGCCGGGCCCATTCTGAACGACGCCACCTGGAGCGATGCCGAGGAGGCCCGGCTGGAGCAAGTGGCCGAGGTGATCGATACCGGCAGCAACTACCTGGGAGTGGTAGAGGAGCGCTGCAGCCCGGCCTTCCTGAGCGCCCTGGCCGCAAGCGACCTGGTGATAGCCAAGGGACAGGCAAACTACGAGACGCTTGAGGGGACACGGCTGGCGGGGGACAAGACCTTCTTCCTGCTCCGGGCCAAGTGCCCGGTGGTGGCCGCCCACCTCCGGGTGCCGCGCCTGGCCGCCGCGCTGGTCCGCAATCGGCCGGAGGCGGGGAGCTAGGCCCGCGGCATGCCCCGGAGCCCTGGGGCCGGGCGGCAGGTGTAACCTAAAGATGACGCGGTCGGTCCTTTTTGAACTCGGTGGTGCTGAACAGAAGGCGGCAGGGGTACCGGGTGCCTACCGACCGGGCCAGTTCTCGGGCCTGGCGCTCGCACTCCTCGCGGGTGGGGCCGTGGATCACGGCGTAGAGGTTATAGGGCCAGTTCGGCGCCGGGCAACGCCGATAGCAGTGGGTTACCGTCGGGAGCGCGGCCAGCCGCCGGCCGGCCGCGTCCACCTCCGGTTCAGGGACCTGCCAAACCACCATGGCGTTGGCCGTCAGGCCGATATTTCTGGGGTTGATAATCACCCCGAGGCGGCGGAGGATACCCCGCTCCTGCAGGTTTCTCAGGCAGGTCAGCAGCTTCTCCTCGGTAAGGCCCAGCCGACGGGCTGCGGCAAGAAAAGGTTTGGCCTCCAGGGCCAGGTCGTCCTGGAGCAGACGCACGATCTCCTTTTCCGCTTCCGAAAGTGAACGACCCCCCTCTGGAGTTTCCGGACCAAAAACGGCCGTTTCCCGGCTGCGGTCCTCGGAGTCGCCGGTACCGGCCGCGGTTTGCGCGGCCTCCACGTCAAAACGCAGCCGGATCTTGAAGCGGCGCACGGTGGGAAGCTCCAGGATCTCTTCGACTCCGGTCTGCCGTCTTATCTCGTTCAGGGTGCGGAGGAGTTCGTCCCGGCTAGGGGCGGTCAGGGTGAACCAGAGATTGTACTGCTCATGATCCCGGCGGTAGTTGTGGGTTACGCCCGGAAAGGAGTTGATCGCTCCCGCTATTTCCGGCAGCCGCTCCTCGGGCGCCCTGAGGGCACATAGGGTACCGGCGTAACCCATAGCCTGAAGGTCGAGCACCGGCCCTATTCGCCGGATGGAACCGGCCTCCTTCAGCCTCCTGAGCCGGAACAGGACTTCCTCCTCGGTCAGGCCGAGCTGCCGGGCCAAATCCAGGTACGGGCGGCGGGAAAGGGGAAACGCCTCCTGGACCAGGTTCAGGAGTTGCCTATCCGTGGCGTCCAAACTGGTCCCCCTTTCCCCTTGCGTAGGTGCACCAGGGATCCTCCCCCAGGTAGTCGCCGTGATAGGCGTAGGCCCTGGCGCGGCAGCCCCCGCAGACCCGGCGGTACCGGCAGGTGCCGCAGGCTCCCCGGTATTCCTGGGCCCGCAAGCGTGCCAGCACGTTGTTCTCCGCCCAAAG of Clostridia bacterium contains these proteins:
- a CDS encoding homoserine O-acetyltransferase, with amino-acid sequence MGAPEGAGLAQTHSLEVVRPPESFALEGGEHLSPVTVAYEAYGEPNAERDNVILILHALTGDAHAAGRHHPEDRLPGWWDGLIGPGRAFDTNRYWVICSNILGSCYGTTGPASINPATGRPYGMGFPVVTVRDMVRLQRLFLERLGVKRLLCVAGGSLGGMQALEWLVTYPDYLDSAIPIACPAQVSAQGIALNLVQRLAITQDPAWQDGNYYPGPGPQQGLALARMVGIITYKSDESWRLKFGRTFAGSVPRDFFRFDSRFEVENYLHYQGRKLVQRFDANCYLYLTKAMDLHDIGRGYGSWEEALERVQAKVMVLGISSDILYPPYQQKEIVRALRRRGKDARYVELKSPFGHDAFLIEFVKMTPIIRGFLAEVERQRRQDSSASREGK
- a CDS encoding ARMT1-like domain-containing protein; its protein translation is MRQVAACVPCYLRQVQSTLEVAGADEDSSYRVWQEVLPVILALDRSRSPAENSSVVLHRAYAVLGAEDPFRAARAKSNHEAWAWLPYLEKRRAQSRDRLLFALGVSVMGNMVDMGILPGYDLEANLRELDELVFARFDYPELAERLARAEKILVVGDNSGEIVWDRLLLEELGRGGRRVSYAVKAGPILNDATWSDAEEARLEQVAEVIDTGSNYLGVVEERCSPAFLSALAASDLVIAKGQANYETLEGTRLAGDKTFFLLRAKCPVVAAHLRVPRLAAALVRNRPEAGS
- a CDS encoding AsnC family transcriptional regulator, with translation MDATDRQLLNLVQEAFPLSRRPYLDLARQLGLTEEEVLFRLRRLKEAGSIRRIGPVLDLQAMGYAGTLCALRAPEERLPEIAGAINSFPGVTHNYRRDHEQYNLWFTLTAPSRDELLRTLNEIRRQTGVEEILELPTVRRFKIRLRFDVEAAQTAAGTGDSEDRSRETAVFGPETPEGGRSLSEAEKEIVRLLQDDLALEAKPFLAAARRLGLTEEKLLTCLRNLQERGILRRLGVIINPRNIGLTANAMVVWQVPEPEVDAAGRRLAALPTVTHCYRRCPAPNWPYNLYAVIHGPTREECERQARELARSVGTRYPCRLLFSTTEFKKDRPRHL